The genomic interval TAATTTTGCGAGTCTCGTTATACATCTTCATCTCCTCTTTAGTATAACCGTTGGGCTGGAACACGTCAATCTGAGGAATAACATTATATGCCAGCTGATGGGGGAACTTCTTGATGGTCTTCACCTCGCCTGTTTCAACAATCTCCTTGTACTGCTGCTGAAGCTCCTGCATAGCGGCAGCACCTGCACCAGAAGCACTCTGATAGCTTGACACGTGAATGCGCTTGATGTGGCTCAGCTTCTCCAAAGGCTGAAGAACCACCACCATCATTATAGTAGTACAGTTGGGGTTGGCAATGATTCCACGAGGACGGTTCAAAGCATCCTCAGCATTGCACTCGGGCACTACCAATGGCACATCATCGTCCATGCGGAAAGCGCTGGAATTGTCAATCATCACGGCACCATACTTAGTAATATCCTCAGCAAACTCCTTAGATGTTCCAGCACCGGCAGATGTAAAGACTATGTCAATATCCTTGAAGTCGTCGCCATGCTTGAGCAACTTAACCTCGATGTCCTTACCCTGATAGTTGTACTTACGGCCTGCGCTACGCTCTGAACCAAAAAGCACAAGCTCGTCCATTGGAAAATTTCTCTCTGCGAGAATACGGAGGAATTCCTGTCCTACGGCGCCACTGGCACCAACAATTGCTACTTTCATAATGTCTGTTTTTTTGTGTTTAAATTGCAATTTGCGCGCAAAAGTACGAAAAAAGCACGAAGTTGTTAAGTTTTTCATAGAAAAAATGTAATTTTGCAGACAAAAAGCGACAAAAATCAATGGGTTACCTTCACATAACCGACCCCACGCTCATTTTCTTCGTAGTACTGATGATTATTCTGTTTGCGCCGATAATCATGAGTAAGCTGCGCATTCCCCATATCATCGGTATGGTACTGGCAGGCGTGCTCATTGGCGAGCACGGACTGAACATCCTGGAGCGCGACGAGTCGTTTGAGCTTTTTGGACGCGTGGGACTGTTCTACATCATGTTCCTCGCAGGTCTTGAGATGGACATGGAGAGCGTGAAGAAATACTCACGCAAGTTCGTCATTTTCGGACTGCTTACATGTTTCGTTCCGCTCATCCTCACCTACCTCATGTCAATGACGATACTCGGCTATAGCGGCAAGGCATCATTCCTGTTGGGATGTATCATGGCTTCAAACACGCTTATTGCCTATCCCATCGTGGGACGCTACGGTCTGCAGCGAAACTCAAGCGTGATGCTCAGCGTGGGCTCAAGCATGATTTCGCTATTCATGTCGCTTGTAATGCTG from Prevotella sp. E13-27 carries:
- a CDS encoding aspartate-semialdehyde dehydrogenase; translated protein: MKVAIVGASGAVGQEFLRILAERNFPMDELVLFGSERSAGRKYNYQGKDIEVKLLKHGDDFKDIDIVFTSAGAGTSKEFAEDITKYGAVMIDNSSAFRMDDDVPLVVPECNAEDALNRPRGIIANPNCTTIMMVVVLQPLEKLSHIKRIHVSSYQSASGAGAAAMQELQQQYKEIVETGEVKTIKKFPHQLAYNVIPQIDVFQPNGYTKEEMKMYNETRKIMHTDARCSAMCVRVSSLRSHSESVWIETEQPISVEDAQKAIAAAPGCTLVDNPATLTYPMPLETAGKDNIFVGRVRKDLADDNGLTLWLSGDQIRKGAALNAVQIAEYLIKVGNVK